In one Alteribacter lacisalsi genomic region, the following are encoded:
- the rpsL gene encoding 30S ribosomal protein S12 produces MPTINQLVRNGRVSKTKKSDSPALNKGYNSFKKVQTDLSSPHKRGVCTRVGTMTPKKPNSALRKYARVRLTNQIEVTAYIPGIGHNLQEHSVVLIRGGRVKDLPGVRYHIVRGALDTAGVENRAQGRSKYGTKRPKK; encoded by the coding sequence ATGCCTACAATTAACCAGTTAGTACGCAATGGCCGCGTATCTAAAACAAAAAAGTCCGACTCACCAGCTCTAAATAAAGGATACAACAGCTTCAAAAAAGTTCAGACGGACTTGAGCTCACCGCATAAGCGTGGCGTATGTACCCGTGTTGGTACAATGACACCGAAGAAGCCGAACTCGGCCCTTCGTAAATATGCGCGTGTGCGTCTGACGAACCAGATTGAAGTAACAGCTTACATCCCTGGAATCGGGCACAACCTTCAGGAACACAGTGTTGTACTCATCCGTGGTGGACGGGTAAAAGACCTTCCGGGTGTTCGTTACCACATCGTACGTGGTGCGCTTGACACCGCAGGAGTTGAAAACCGTGCTCAGGGCCGTTCCAAATACGGAACTAAGCGTCCTAAGAAATAA
- the rpoC gene encoding DNA-directed RNA polymerase subunit beta', which produces MIDVNNFEYMKIGLASPDKIRSWSRGEVKKPETINYRTLKPEKDGLFCERIFGPTKDWECHCGKYKRVRYKGVVCDRCGVEVTRAKVRRERMGHIELAAPVSHIWYFKGIPSRMGLVLDMSPRSLEEVIYFASYVVTETGDTPLELKQLLSEREYRTYREKYGRSFTAQMGAEAIRKLLQDIDLDKEVNMLKEELLTAQGQRRTRAIKRLEVLEAFRHSGNNPDWMILDVLPVIPPELRPMVQLDGGRFATSDLNDLYRRVINRNNRLKRLLDLGAPSIIVQNEKRMLQEAVDALIDNGRRGRPVTGPGNRPLKSLSHMLKGKQGRFRQNLLGKRVDYSGRSVIVVGPHLKMYQCGLPKEMALELFKPFVMKELVSKGLAHNIKSAKRKVERVQPEVWDVLEEVIREHPVLLNRAPTLHRLGIQAFEPTLVEGRAIKLHPLVCTAYNADFDGDQMAVHVPLSAEAQAESRLLMLAAQNILNPKDGKPVVTPSQDMVLGNYYLTLERKGAVGEGNVYYGADEVLTAYQNGYVHLHTRIAVPVNSLSNKPFKEEQKDKMLLTSVGKIIFNEILPPEFPYINEPTASNLQVEIPEEYIVPTDTDLRQTIKDREIVKPFKKGFLGDIIAEVFKKFKVSETSVMLDKMKDLGFYYSTKAGITIGVSDIVVLKDKQKILDEAELKVERVLKQYRRGLITEEERYDKVIEIWSSAKDVIQSKLMGTLDPTNPIFMMSDSGARGNASNFTQLAGMRGLMANPSGRIIELPIKSSFREGLTVLEYFISTHGARKGLADTALKTADSGYLTRRLVDVAQDVIVREQDCGTDRGLKVASIMEGTEVIEPLYDRLVGRATFQTVRHPETGEVLAEKNQTLDEDKAKEIVDAGVNEITIRSAFTCDTKHGVCKSCYGRNLATGSEVEVGEAVGIIAAQSIGEPGTQLTMRTFHTGGVAGDDITQGLPRIQELFEARNPKGQAVISEIEGTVTDVKDVNEKKEIMVKGEIETRSYTTPYGARLKVEIGAEVKPGEELTEGSIDPKELLTVSGVQGVQEYLLREVQKVYRMQGVEIGDKHVEVMVRQMLRKIRVLDAGDTEVLPGSLVEIHQFNEANKDVLLRGGTPSTGKPVLLGITKASLETDSFLSAASFQETTRVLTDAAIKGKRDELVGLKENVIIGKLVPAGTGMQRYRRINVAVDEEQQAETPAIEEAAVQE; this is translated from the coding sequence TTTGAATATATGAAGATTGGCCTGGCATCGCCGGACAAAATCCGGTCCTGGTCAAGAGGCGAAGTGAAAAAGCCTGAAACAATCAACTACAGAACACTCAAGCCTGAGAAAGACGGTCTGTTCTGTGAACGTATTTTCGGTCCGACGAAAGACTGGGAATGCCACTGCGGTAAATACAAACGCGTCCGCTATAAGGGTGTTGTCTGTGACCGCTGCGGCGTGGAAGTTACCCGCGCCAAAGTCCGTCGTGAGCGCATGGGGCACATCGAACTTGCTGCCCCTGTCTCCCACATCTGGTACTTCAAAGGGATTCCAAGCAGAATGGGACTTGTCCTCGACATGTCCCCCCGCTCCCTTGAAGAAGTCATCTACTTTGCATCCTACGTTGTAACAGAAACGGGCGATACACCGCTTGAGCTTAAACAGCTTCTTTCCGAGCGTGAGTACCGCACATACCGTGAAAAATACGGCCGTTCTTTTACTGCACAGATGGGTGCCGAAGCTATTCGCAAACTTCTTCAGGATATTGATCTTGATAAAGAAGTAAACATGCTCAAGGAAGAGCTTCTCACAGCTCAGGGTCAGCGCCGCACACGTGCGATTAAGCGTCTTGAAGTACTCGAAGCCTTCCGGCATTCAGGAAATAACCCGGACTGGATGATTCTCGATGTCCTTCCTGTTATTCCGCCTGAACTTCGTCCGATGGTACAGCTCGATGGCGGGCGTTTTGCTACGTCTGACCTGAACGACCTCTACCGCCGGGTAATTAACCGTAACAACCGTCTGAAGCGTCTTCTCGACCTTGGTGCTCCGAGCATCATCGTTCAGAACGAAAAACGTATGCTTCAGGAAGCGGTTGACGCTTTGATCGACAACGGGCGTCGGGGCCGTCCGGTTACCGGACCTGGTAACCGTCCGCTTAAGTCTCTTTCCCACATGCTTAAAGGTAAGCAGGGACGCTTCCGTCAAAACCTTCTCGGTAAGCGTGTAGACTACTCCGGCCGTTCCGTAATCGTAGTAGGTCCGCACCTTAAGATGTACCAGTGCGGTCTGCCGAAGGAAATGGCACTTGAGCTTTTCAAGCCTTTCGTTATGAAGGAGCTTGTAAGCAAAGGTCTTGCACACAACATCAAGAGCGCCAAGCGTAAAGTCGAGCGCGTCCAGCCGGAAGTGTGGGACGTACTTGAAGAAGTGATCCGTGAGCATCCGGTTCTTCTTAACCGTGCACCGACACTTCACCGTCTTGGTATTCAGGCGTTTGAGCCTACTCTTGTAGAAGGCCGGGCCATCAAACTTCACCCGCTCGTATGTACGGCTTACAATGCCGACTTTGACGGTGACCAGATGGCTGTTCACGTACCTCTGTCAGCCGAAGCACAGGCGGAATCCCGTCTTCTCATGCTGGCTGCGCAGAACATCCTGAACCCGAAAGACGGTAAGCCGGTTGTTACACCATCTCAGGATATGGTACTTGGTAACTACTATCTGACGCTTGAGCGTAAAGGTGCTGTTGGTGAAGGGAATGTCTATTACGGGGCTGACGAAGTGCTTACAGCCTACCAGAACGGCTATGTTCACCTGCACACGCGCATCGCAGTACCAGTCAACTCTCTTTCGAACAAACCGTTCAAAGAAGAGCAGAAGGACAAAATGCTGCTTACTTCCGTAGGTAAGATTATCTTTAACGAAATCCTGCCGCCGGAATTCCCGTATATCAACGAACCTACGGCATCGAACCTTCAGGTGGAAATTCCTGAGGAGTACATCGTGCCGACAGATACAGATCTCAGACAGACGATCAAAGACCGGGAGATTGTCAAACCGTTTAAGAAAGGATTCCTTGGAGACATCATTGCGGAAGTCTTTAAGAAATTCAAAGTATCCGAAACCTCTGTGATGCTTGATAAAATGAAGGATCTTGGATTCTACTACTCCACGAAAGCCGGAATCACCATCGGTGTATCCGACATCGTGGTACTGAAGGATAAACAGAAAATCCTTGATGAAGCAGAGCTTAAGGTTGAGCGAGTACTCAAGCAGTACCGCCGCGGTCTGATTACAGAAGAAGAACGGTACGATAAAGTAATTGAAATCTGGAGTTCGGCTAAAGATGTGATCCAGAGCAAGCTGATGGGCACACTTGATCCTACGAACCCGATCTTTATGATGAGTGATTCCGGTGCCCGGGGTAACGCCTCGAACTTTACCCAGCTGGCCGGTATGCGCGGACTCATGGCCAACCCATCCGGACGGATTATCGAACTTCCGATCAAATCCAGTTTCCGTGAAGGACTTACGGTACTTGAGTACTTTATTTCCACACACGGTGCCCGTAAAGGTCTTGCCGATACGGCTCTTAAGACAGCCGACTCAGGTTACCTTACACGCCGTCTCGTGGACGTTGCCCAGGACGTTATCGTCCGTGAGCAGGACTGCGGCACTGACCGGGGTCTGAAAGTAGCTTCCATTATGGAAGGTACAGAAGTGATCGAACCTCTTTACGACCGTCTTGTGGGACGTGCAACATTCCAGACTGTCCGTCACCCGGAGACAGGCGAAGTGCTCGCAGAGAAAAACCAGACTCTTGATGAAGATAAGGCTAAAGAGATTGTAGATGCAGGCGTGAATGAAATCACGATCCGTTCTGCCTTCACCTGTGATACGAAACACGGCGTATGTAAATCCTGCTACGGCCGCAACCTGGCGACAGGTTCCGAGGTTGAAGTCGGTGAAGCTGTCGGTATTATTGCCGCACAGTCCATCGGTGAGCCAGGTACGCAGCTTACGATGCGTACGTTCCACACAGGCGGGGTAGCCGGAGACGATATCACGCAGGGTCTTCCACGTATCCAGGAGCTGTTTGAAGCCCGTAACCCGAAAGGGCAGGCTGTCATTTCCGAGATCGAAGGTACGGTTACCGACGTGAAGGACGTGAACGAGAAGAAGGAAATTATGGTTAAAGGCGAGATTGAAACTCGTTCCTACACAACGCCTTATGGTGCCAGACTTAAAGTGGAAATCGGGGCGGAAGTGAAACCGGGCGAGGAACTGACAGAAGGTTCCATCGATCCGAAAGAACTTCTGACTGTATCCGGCGTGCAGGGTGTACAGGAGTACCTCCTTCGTGAAGTACAGAAAGTATACCGTATGCAGGGTGTTGAAATCGGCGATAAGCACGTTGAGGTCATGGTACGCCAGATGCTTCGTAAAATCAGGGTGCTTGATGCAGGAGATACGGAAGTTCTTCCGGGATCCCTTGTTGAAATTCATCAGTTTAACGAAGCGAACAAAGACGTTCTTCTCCGTGGAGGCACACCGTCAACCGGTAAGCCTGTACTCCTCGGGATTACGAAAGCCTCCCTCGAGACGGATTCGTTCCTGTCTGCAGCATCCTTCCAGGAGACGACACGTGTCCTGACCGATGCGGCAATCAAAGGGAAGCGCGATGAGCTCGTTGGACTCAAAGAAAACGTTATTATCGGTAAGCTTGTTCCAGCCGGTACAGGAATGCAGCGTTATCGCCGCATAAATGTAGCTGTGGATGAGGAACAGCAGGCCGAAACACCTGCGATCGAGGAAGCTGCGGTCCAGGAATAA
- a CDS encoding 50S ribosomal protein L7ae-like protein produces MSYEKVVQANERIVGTKQTLKALEEQQVKELIIADDADHSVLSRVLAEAENQGIPVQTVDSMKKLGKACGIDVSAAIVAIKK; encoded by the coding sequence ATGTCTTATGAAAAAGTAGTGCAGGCCAATGAAAGAATAGTGGGCACCAAGCAGACTTTAAAAGCACTGGAAGAACAACAGGTTAAAGAATTGATCATTGCAGACGATGCTGATCACAGTGTTCTTTCCCGAGTTTTGGCGGAAGCTGAAAACCAGGGAATTCCTGTACAGACCGTCGATTCGATGAAAAAGCTTGGAAAAGCTTGCGGCATCGACGTATCAGCAGCGATCGTGGCAATAAAAAAGTAA
- the fusA gene encoding elongation factor G, which produces MGREFSLEKTRNIGIMAHIDAGKTTTTERVLFYTGRIHKIGETHEGASQMDWMDQEQERGITITSAATTAAWKEHRVNIIDTPGHVDFTVEVERSLRVLDGAVAVLDAQSGVEPQTETVWRQATTYGVPRVVFVNKMDKIGADFIYSLGTMHDRLGANAQAIQLPIGAEDDFEGIIDLVEMQAYYYLDDLGSRTEAREIPDEYKEQANEYRDKLVEAVSELDEDLMMKYLEGEELTTAEIKAAIRKGTCDVEFYPVICGSAFKNKGVQLMLDAVIDYLPSPLDVPPMTGLLPESEEEVLRKPSDEEPFSALAFKVMTDPFVGKLTFFRVYSGTVDAGSYVKNSTKDKRERMGRILQMHANHREEIPTCYAGDIAAGVGLKNTSTGDTLCDEKNLVILESMEFPEPVISLSVEPKSKADQDKMGIALAKLAEEDPTFRTHTDDETGQTIIAGMGELHLDIIVDRMKREFKVEANVGAPQVSYRETIRQAAKVEGKFVRQSGGRGQFGHVWVEFEPNEEGAGFEFVDKIVGGVVPREYIPSVGQGLEQSLKNGMLAGYEVIDVKASLVDGSYHDVDSNEMAFKVAASLAVKEAAKKCNPAILEPVMKVEVVIPEEYMGDIMGDITSRRGRVEGMEARGNAQTVKAMVPLSEMFGYATSLRSNTQGRGQYTMHFDHYEEVPKSISEEIIKKQSGK; this is translated from the coding sequence ATGGGAAGAGAATTCTCCTTGGAAAAAACACGTAATATCGGGATCATGGCTCACATCGATGCCGGTAAAACGACAACAACTGAACGTGTTCTTTTCTATACCGGGCGTATTCACAAAATCGGTGAAACGCACGAGGGTGCTTCTCAAATGGACTGGATGGACCAGGAGCAGGAACGTGGAATCACGATTACCTCTGCTGCGACAACAGCCGCTTGGAAAGAACACCGTGTAAACATCATCGATACTCCTGGACACGTAGACTTTACTGTAGAGGTAGAGCGTTCTTTGCGTGTACTTGACGGTGCGGTAGCAGTACTTGACGCACAATCCGGTGTAGAACCGCAGACAGAAACTGTATGGCGCCAGGCTACAACATACGGCGTACCACGTGTTGTTTTCGTCAACAAAATGGACAAGATCGGAGCCGACTTCATCTACTCCCTAGGCACAATGCACGATCGTCTCGGTGCGAACGCACAAGCGATCCAGCTGCCAATTGGTGCAGAAGATGACTTCGAAGGTATCATCGACCTTGTTGAAATGCAAGCCTACTACTACTTAGATGATCTGGGTTCACGTACAGAAGCTCGTGAAATTCCGGATGAGTATAAGGAACAGGCGAACGAGTACCGTGATAAGCTGGTGGAAGCAGTTTCAGAACTTGATGAGGACCTAATGATGAAGTACCTCGAAGGTGAAGAACTGACGACAGCAGAAATCAAAGCGGCCATCCGTAAAGGTACATGTGACGTTGAGTTCTATCCGGTTATCTGCGGATCTGCCTTTAAAAACAAAGGTGTTCAGCTTATGCTTGACGCGGTAATCGACTACCTTCCATCTCCATTGGATGTACCTCCAATGACTGGTCTGCTTCCTGAAAGCGAAGAAGAAGTTCTTCGTAAGCCAAGTGACGAGGAACCATTCTCTGCACTTGCATTCAAGGTTATGACAGATCCTTTCGTTGGTAAACTTACGTTCTTCCGCGTGTACTCCGGTACTGTCGATGCAGGTTCTTACGTTAAGAACTCTACAAAAGACAAGCGTGAGCGTATGGGACGGATTCTTCAGATGCACGCTAACCACCGTGAAGAGATTCCTACCTGCTATGCGGGGGACATCGCTGCCGGTGTTGGTCTGAAAAACACGTCTACAGGGGACACTCTCTGTGATGAGAAGAACCTTGTAATCCTTGAATCAATGGAATTCCCTGAGCCGGTAATTTCCCTTTCAGTAGAGCCGAAGTCGAAAGCAGACCAGGATAAGATGGGTATTGCTCTTGCGAAGCTTGCAGAAGAGGATCCGACATTCCGCACACACACTGATGATGAAACAGGACAGACGATCATCGCTGGTATGGGTGAGCTTCACCTTGATATCATCGTTGACCGTATGAAGCGTGAATTCAAAGTGGAAGCGAATGTTGGTGCACCTCAGGTATCCTACCGTGAAACAATTCGCCAGGCGGCGAAGGTTGAAGGTAAGTTCGTACGTCAGTCCGGTGGACGCGGTCAGTTCGGTCACGTCTGGGTTGAGTTCGAACCTAACGAAGAGGGTGCAGGATTTGAATTCGTTGATAAAATCGTCGGCGGTGTTGTTCCGCGTGAATACATCCCATCTGTTGGACAGGGTCTTGAACAGTCCCTCAAAAACGGTATGCTTGCCGGTTACGAAGTTATCGACGTAAAGGCCAGCCTTGTTGACGGATCCTACCACGATGTAGACTCCAACGAGATGGCATTTAAAGTAGCTGCTTCACTTGCTGTTAAAGAAGCGGCGAAAAAATGTAACCCTGCTATTCTTGAACCGGTAATGAAAGTTGAAGTTGTTATTCCGGAAGAATACATGGGCGACATCATGGGTGACATCACTTCCCGTCGTGGACGTGTTGAAGGTATGGAAGCACGCGGAAACGCGCAGACCGTTAAGGCGATGGTGCCTCTTTCCGAAATGTTCGGATATGCAACATCACTGCGTTCAAACACGCAGGGCCGCGGTCAGTACACAATGCACTTCGACCACTATGAAGAGGTTCCGAAGAGCATTTCTGAAGAGATCATTAAAAAACAGTCCGGTAAATAA
- the rpsG gene encoding 30S ribosomal protein S7: protein MPRKGPVPKRDVLPDPLYKSKLVTRLINRMMIDGKKGKAQTTLYNAFELVKERTGNDPQEVFEQAIKNIMPVLEVKARRVGGANYQVPIEVKPERRTTLGLRWLVSYARLRGEKSMEERLANEIMDAANNTGAAVKKREDTHRMAEANKAFAHYRW from the coding sequence ATGCCTCGTAAAGGACCAGTACCAAAGAGAGACGTACTACCAGATCCGCTTTACAAGTCCAAGCTTGTTACACGTCTGATCAACCGTATGATGATCGACGGGAAGAAGGGGAAAGCACAGACAACACTTTACAACGCTTTCGAACTTGTTAAGGAACGTACCGGCAATGATCCTCAGGAAGTTTTCGAACAAGCCATCAAGAACATCATGCCAGTACTTGAAGTTAAAGCTCGCCGTGTTGGTGGTGCAAACTACCAGGTGCCAATCGAAGTTAAGCCTGAGCGTCGTACGACACTAGGCCTTCGCTGGCTCGTAAGCTATGCACGCCTTCGTGGAGAAAAATCTATGGAAGAGCGTCTTGCTAACGAAATCATGGACGCAGCAAACAATACGGGAGCCGCAGTTAAGAAGCGCGAAGATACTCACCGTATGGCAGAAGCGAACAAAGCATTCGCTCACTACCGCTGGTAA